In Dendropsophus ebraccatus isolate aDenEbr1 chromosome 14, aDenEbr1.pat, whole genome shotgun sequence, the following proteins share a genomic window:
- the SNF8 gene encoding vacuolar-sorting protein SNF8 isoform X1: MHRRGVGAGAIAKKKLAEAKYKERGTVLAEDQLVQMSKQLEMFKTNLEEFASKHKQEIRKNPQFRVQFQDMCATIGVDPLASGKGFWSEMLGVGDFYYELGVQIVEVCLALKHQNGGLITLAELHQQVLKGRGKLAQDVSQDDIIRAIKKLKVLGSGFGIIPVGGTYLVQSVPAELNMDHTVVLQLAEKKSYVTVSEIKSSLNWEKERAIHVLEHLLKEGLAWIDKQAAGEPQYWLPALFSELYSRQITPDESGVGAP; the protein is encoded by the exons ATGCACCGGAGAGGGGTGGGAGCGGGGGCGATAGCCAAGAAGAAGCTGGCGGAG GCAAAGTACAAGGAGCGAGGGACTGTCTTGGCCGAGGATCAGCTTGTACAG ATGTCTAAGCAGCTAGAAATGTTCAAAACAAATCTGGAAGAATTTGCCAGCAAACACAAGCAGGAAATTCGCAAGAATCCCCAGTTCCGGGTCCAGTTTCAGGATATGTGTGCAACGATTGGTGTGGATCCTCTGGCTT CTGGTAAAGGCTTCTGGTCAGAAATGCTGGGTGTCGGAGATTTCTACTATGAGCTTGGTGTACAGATAGTAGAAGTGTGTCTGGCTCTAAAGCACCAGAATGGAG GTCTCATCACCCTGGCTGAGCTCCACCAGCAGGTTCTGAAGGGAAGAGGGAAGCTGGCTCAGGACGTCAGTCA GGACGATATCATCAGagcaattaaaaaattaaaagtccTTGGCAGCGGTTTTGGTATCATCCCAGTGGGCGGAACGTACCTGGTGCAGTCGGTTCCTGCTGAGCTGAACATGGATCACACAGTGGTCTTACAGCTGGCGGAG aAGAAGAGCTACGTGACAGTCAGTGAAATTAAATCAAGTTTAAACTGGGAGAAAGAAAGAGCAATACACGTCCTG GAACACTTACTAAAGGAAGGTTTGGCGTGGATTGACAAACAAGCAGCAGGGGAGCCCCAGTACTGGCTGCCAGCCCTCTTTTCCGAACTTTATTCCAGACAGATTACTCCAGATGAGAGTGGGGTGGGGGCTCCCTGA
- the SNF8 gene encoding vacuolar-sorting protein SNF8 isoform X2, which yields MSKQLEMFKTNLEEFASKHKQEIRKNPQFRVQFQDMCATIGVDPLASGKGFWSEMLGVGDFYYELGVQIVEVCLALKHQNGGLITLAELHQQVLKGRGKLAQDVSQDDIIRAIKKLKVLGSGFGIIPVGGTYLVQSVPAELNMDHTVVLQLAEKKSYVTVSEIKSSLNWEKERAIHVLEHLLKEGLAWIDKQAAGEPQYWLPALFSELYSRQITPDESGVGAP from the exons ATGTCTAAGCAGCTAGAAATGTTCAAAACAAATCTGGAAGAATTTGCCAGCAAACACAAGCAGGAAATTCGCAAGAATCCCCAGTTCCGGGTCCAGTTTCAGGATATGTGTGCAACGATTGGTGTGGATCCTCTGGCTT CTGGTAAAGGCTTCTGGTCAGAAATGCTGGGTGTCGGAGATTTCTACTATGAGCTTGGTGTACAGATAGTAGAAGTGTGTCTGGCTCTAAAGCACCAGAATGGAG GTCTCATCACCCTGGCTGAGCTCCACCAGCAGGTTCTGAAGGGAAGAGGGAAGCTGGCTCAGGACGTCAGTCA GGACGATATCATCAGagcaattaaaaaattaaaagtccTTGGCAGCGGTTTTGGTATCATCCCAGTGGGCGGAACGTACCTGGTGCAGTCGGTTCCTGCTGAGCTGAACATGGATCACACAGTGGTCTTACAGCTGGCGGAG aAGAAGAGCTACGTGACAGTCAGTGAAATTAAATCAAGTTTAAACTGGGAGAAAGAAAGAGCAATACACGTCCTG GAACACTTACTAAAGGAAGGTTTGGCGTGGATTGACAAACAAGCAGCAGGGGAGCCCCAGTACTGGCTGCCAGCCCTCTTTTCCGAACTTTATTCCAGACAGATTACTCCAGATGAGAGTGGGGTGGGGGCTCCCTGA